A genomic window from Salvia hispanica cultivar TCC Black 2014 chromosome 5, UniMelb_Shisp_WGS_1.0, whole genome shotgun sequence includes:
- the LOC125188494 gene encoding putative glycerol-3-phosphate transporter 5 translates to MMQLKTITPSPPPHPPPGLRLFPAADRSRKFHQLLVLLLTFSAYAAFHASRKPPSIVKAIFTTPLNQTLPTENGTGWAPFDGPDGPHRLGELDLSFLLAYAIGMYFAGHLGDTVDLRILLTFGMVGSGIFVTIFGLGYFLDLHSFRAFLMIQLLCGLFQSIGWPCVVAVVGNWFGKSKRGLIMGVWNSHTSVGNIVGSVVASSVLGFGWGWSFLLPGFLIMAVAVFVYLFLVVHPEIVGFEVPGENAESDVEGVALVESRKVENGDVDVDVVESEDDGGLAAIGFLDAWRLPNVASFAFCLFFSKLVAYTFLYWLPFYIRNTAVAGVHLSHKTAGILSTIFDIGGVFGGISAGYVSDMIEARGATSVIFLLLSIPALISYRLYGSISMFTNISLMFASGLLVNGPYSLITTAVAADLGTQSMIRGSSRALATVTAIIDGTGSVGAALGPLLAGYISTRGWNSVFFMLIVSISCAACLLIRVVKNEIKGKLNEGRWLWLSIVDR, encoded by the exons ATGATGCAACTGAAGACCATAACCCCTTCCCCACCGCCACATCCGCCGCCAGGCCTCCGATTGTTCCCCGCCGCCGATAGATCACGAAAATTCCACCAGCTTCTGGTCCTCCTCCTCACCTTCTCCGCCTACGCCGCTTTCCATGCTTCCCGTAAACCCCCCAGCATCGTCAAAGCCATTTTCACAACCCCACTCAACCAAACCCTACCAACCGAGAATGGAACCGGCTGGGCCCCCTTCGATGGCCCCGACGGCCCGCACCGTCTCGGCGAGCTCGATCTCTCCTTCCTATTGGCTTACGCCATCGGCATGTATTTCGCCGGTCATTTGGGGGACACCGTCGATTTGCGAATTCTATTGACTTTTGGGATGGTTGGGAGCGGCATTTTCGTCACGATTTTCGGATTAGGGTATTTTCTCGATTTGCATTCATTTAGGGCTTTTTTGATGATTCAATTGCTGTGTGGCCTGTTCCAATCGATTGGATGGCCGTGcgtggtggcggtggtgggGAATTGGTTCGGTAAATCGAAAAGGGGGTTGATCATGGGGGTGTGGAATTCACACACCTCTGTGGGTAACATTGTAGGGTCAGTGGTGGCTTCATCTGTGCTGGGGTTTGGGTGGGGCTGGTCGTTTCTCCTCCCCGGGTTTCTGATCATGGCTGTGGCGGTTTTCGTCTACTTGTTCCTTGTTGTGCACCCGGAAATCGTGGGGTTTGAGGTGCCCGGGGAGAATGCAGAGTCTGATGTGGAGGGGGTGGCGTTGGTTGAGTCGAGGAAAGTTGAGAACGGGGATGTGGATGTGGATGTGGTGGAGAGTGAGGATGATGGGGGTTTGGCTGCTATTGGTTTCTTGGATGCGTGGAGGTTGCCAAATGTGGCGTCTTTTGCATTCTGCTTGTTCTTTTCCAAGCTGGTGGCTTATACGTTCCTGTATTGGTTGCCATTTTACATTAGGAACACTG CTGTTGCTGGTGTGCATCTGTCTCATAAAACAGCTGGGATTCTCTCGACGATCTTTGATATTGGAGGTGTTTTTGGTGGAATTTCAGCAGGTTACGTATCAGATATGATTGAGGCTCGTGGTGCTACATCAGTTATATTTTTACTGCTATCCATTCCAGCCCTTATTTCTTACCGCCTTTATGGAAGCATATCAATGTTCACGAACATTTCACTGATGTTTGCATCTGGCTTACTCGTAAATGGACCCTACTCGCTGATAACAACCGCAGTCGCTGCTGATCTTGGCACCCAGAGCATGATTAGAGGAAGCTCCCGTGCATTAGCTACCGTTACAGCAATCATAGATGGCACCGGTTCTGTAGGTGCTGCTCTTGGCCCTCTTCTGGCTGGATATATTTCTACTAGAGGATGGAATAGCGTTTTCTTCATGCTTATTGTTTCGATTTCTTGTGCTGCGTGTTTGTTGATTCGTGTTGTCAAGAATGAAATTAAGGGGAAGCTGAATGAGGGCAGATGGCTATGGCTTAGCATAGTTGATAGGTAA
- the LOC125188495 gene encoding probable protein phosphatase 2C 27 codes for MCVQDADKLSDGMEDMTLPIDDDESLISHSGADSKENPSAATTSFPLESISEESAISDKTHVSNNFLPVLRSGVWSDIGGRPDMEDTHVCIPDLARSFGYAAHAEEAMSFYGVFDGHGGKGAAQFARDHLPRIIVEDADFPLELEKVVARSFMEADVAFAKSCSVESTLSSGTTALTVMIHGRSLLVANAGDCRAVLSRCGVAVEMSEDHRPCCASERRRIESVGGYIDDGYLNGQLGVTRALGNWHIKGLKEVESGGPLSAEPELRLTTLTKEDEFLIIGSDGIWDVFMSQNAVDFARRRLQEHNNVKLCCKDLVNEAKKRGATDNLTVVMVCFHSEPPPPIVVQRPRVRRCISAEGLQSLKFLLQG; via the exons aTGTGTGTGCAAGATGCAGACAAACTGAGTGATGGAATGGAAGATATGACTCTTCcaattgatgatgatgaaagCTTGATTTCTCATTCTGGAGCTGATTCCAAGGAAAATCCATCCGCTGCCACAACCTCCTTTCCG CTGGAGAGTATTTCCGAAGAATCGGCTATCTCAGACAAAACACATGTGTCGAACAATTTTCTGCCTGTCCTTCGGTCTGGGGTGTGGTCGGACATCGGAGGCAGGCCGGATATGGAGGACACGCATGTTTGTATTCCCGACTTAGCTAGGAGTTTCGGTTATGCTGCACATGCTGAGGAAGCTATGTCCTTCTATGGG GTGTTTGATGGACATGGTGGAAAGGGTGCAGCTCAGTTTGCACGGGACCACTTGCCAAGAATTATTGTCGAGGATGCTGACTTCCCATTGGAACTCGAGAAAGTGGTTGCGAGATCTTTCATGGAGGCTGATGTTGCATTTGCCAAGTCTTGCTCTGTTGAGTCCACACTGTCGTCTGGCACGACTGCACTAACTGTGATGATACATGGCAG GTCATTGCTAGTAGCAAATGCTGGAGATTGTAGAGCTGTTTTATCCCGATGTGGAGTTGCTGTGGAGATGTCAGAAGATCACAGGCCTTGCTGTGCAAGCGAAAGGAGGAGGATTGAATCAGTAGGCGGGTACATCGATGATGGTTATCTAAACGGGCAGTTAGGAGTGACCCGAGCTTTAGGCAACTGGCATATCAAAGGACTGAAAGAGGTTGAAAGCGGCGGGCCTCTGAGTGCAGAACCAGAACTAAGGCTAACGACACTTACCAAGGAAGACGAATTCTTGATAATTGGAAGCGATGGAATATGGGACGTCTTCATGAGCCAGAACGCGGTAGACTTTGCTAGGAGGCGGCTCCAAGAGCACAACAACGTGAAGCTGTGCTGTAAGGATCTTGTGAATGAAGCCAAGAAGCGAGGGGCTACTGACAATTTGACAGTAGTGATGGTGTGTTTTCACTCGGAACCACCACCTCCGATTGTGGTTCAAAGGCCTAGAGTTCGAAGGTGCATTTCTGCAGAAGGGCTTCAGAGCCTCAAATTCCTGCTTCAAGGCTAA